From Terriglobales bacterium, a single genomic window includes:
- a CDS encoding prepilin-type N-terminal cleavage/methylation domain-containing protein, producing the protein MRVLHRHGRASRASGFTIVELLITIAIILTISAIAIPNLLSAVNDARIARAVGDVRTIGDQAMGYEVINYQPPPDLTTLGYGGNLDPWGHPYQYLSFTGLKGKGAMRKDRFLVPINTYFDLYSMGADGKSSSPLTAKASQDDIIWANDGAFVGLASQF; encoded by the coding sequence ATGCGGGTGCTACACCGTCACGGCCGCGCCAGCCGAGCTTCGGGCTTCACCATCGTGGAGCTGCTGATCACCATTGCCATCATCCTCACGATCTCGGCCATCGCCATCCCCAATCTGCTCAGTGCGGTCAACGACGCCAGGATCGCGCGCGCCGTGGGGGACGTGCGCACCATCGGCGATCAGGCCATGGGATATGAGGTCATTAACTACCAGCCGCCTCCCGACCTGACGACCCTGGGGTACGGGGGCAACCTGGATCCTTGGGGACATCCCTACCAATACCTGAGTTTCACGGGCCTGAAGGGCAAGGGGGCGATGCGCAAGGACCGGTTCCTGGTCCCCATCAACACCTACTTCGACCTGTACAGCATGGGAGCGGACGGCAAGAGTTCATCGCCCCTCACTGCCAAGGCCAGCCAGGACGACATCATCTGGGCGAACGACGGGGCCTTCGTGGGCCTGGCCTCCCAGTTCTGA
- a CDS encoding GAF domain-containing protein has translation MAAIAVGNTFNQRLQGLSQQRFDTPEQLCAELAKLFCVRRDEVALLRLQGRMLHFVYPAELRAAGAIPLSSSAVAARTAAARKAEVFNSFVRVKHSSIFEMVKLGSQDTTPDPEVRVIQKLMSAPVLGKSGEVVGVLQISRKGATLAAAGPDFSPDELQLLEAAGDVVGRRSTFFA, from the coding sequence ATGGCGGCGATCGCGGTGGGGAACACTTTCAACCAGCGTCTGCAGGGACTCTCCCAGCAGCGCTTCGACACGCCCGAGCAGTTGTGCGCGGAGTTGGCCAAGCTCTTCTGTGTGCGCCGCGACGAGGTGGCGCTCCTCCGTCTCCAGGGCAGGATGCTGCACTTTGTCTATCCGGCCGAGCTGCGGGCGGCGGGCGCCATTCCGCTCTCCAGCTCGGCGGTGGCGGCCCGCACCGCCGCCGCCCGCAAGGCCGAGGTCTTCAACAGCTTCGTCCGGGTCAAGCACAGCAGCATCTTCGAGATGGTGAAGCTGGGCAGCCAGGACACCACTCCCGATCCCGAGGTGCGGGTCATCCAGAAGCTGATGAGCGCGCCCGTGCTGGGCAAGAGCGGCGAGGTGGTGGGTGTCCTGCAGATCTCGCGCAAGGGCGCCACCCTGGCCGCCGCCGGGCCCGACTTCTCGCCCGACGAATTGCAACTGCTGGAAGCGGCCGGGGACGTGGTGGGCCGCCGCTCCACCTTCTTCGCCTAA
- a CDS encoding methyltransferase domain-containing protein — protein MEKTLSKPEAGEHTGVLLFLASFLALYFELVIIRYLSTEIRVFAYVKNLPLIASFLGIGLGMSLVKLPRWVRVAFPLVTAALFLSITFAGRLNITHVPFPSNAYLFMGLENQTSFRAALFFYGVIFAVLALVVLFFLVLGGLVGEYLGRMAPLAGYGINLLGSLAGIGLYTLLSFWATPPSFWLTIGLLAAMPFLFRRWTALLVLVGVLLAVSLSGAERSIWSPYYRITLLEVQKPPGWPTVPAYFLTVNHDYHQKMVDLSPEFLSRYPRFQPNASAYATYELPYWLVDQPQDVLVIGAGTGNDVAAALRHGAQHVDAVEIDPMIYNIGKKDHPEHPYSSDRVTVHINDARAYLKQARGKYDLIIYAYLDSHTLLTSYSSLRLENYVYTQESLEEARRLLKPGGTLILAFASGNSFVTNRLFTVMGRVFGAPPLAYFTAYDTAGVVFVEGAARTAGRNIPFPEISHDLPPPPPASLLPTDKWPFLFLAKREIPGPILAVLLIFIAASALLVRFTVGLGRIAERENLHFFTLGAGFLLLETKGITELSLLFGSTWVVNAVVIGAFLGMALLANLVVLRRPISRAPAYVGLFLFTAVSAVFPYSILNVLSSGQKVGVAAVLVGLPVFFSGLIFSRSFRDTAQPAQALGVNLLGAVIGGAAENLVMIGGTPILGYLALALYVASAIAMPAHRVIGRSVDRVAES, from the coding sequence GTGGAGAAGACCCTGTCGAAGCCGGAAGCGGGCGAGCACACCGGCGTGCTGCTGTTTCTGGCCAGCTTCCTGGCGCTCTACTTCGAATTGGTGATCATCCGCTATCTCTCCACCGAGATCCGGGTCTTCGCCTACGTGAAGAACCTGCCGTTGATCGCCAGCTTCCTGGGGATCGGCCTGGGCATGAGCCTGGTGAAGCTGCCGCGGTGGGTGCGGGTGGCCTTCCCCCTGGTCACCGCGGCGCTGTTCCTTTCCATCACCTTCGCGGGCAGGCTGAACATCACCCATGTTCCCTTCCCCTCCAACGCCTACCTCTTCATGGGACTGGAGAACCAGACCAGCTTCCGCGCCGCGCTCTTCTTCTACGGGGTGATCTTCGCGGTGCTGGCGCTGGTGGTGCTGTTCTTCCTGGTGCTGGGCGGGCTGGTGGGCGAGTACCTGGGGCGGATGGCGCCGCTGGCCGGCTACGGCATCAACCTGCTGGGCAGCCTGGCGGGCATCGGGCTCTACACCCTGCTCTCGTTCTGGGCGACGCCGCCGTCGTTCTGGCTGACTATCGGGCTGCTGGCGGCCATGCCCTTCCTCTTCCGGCGCTGGACGGCGCTGCTGGTCCTGGTGGGAGTGCTGCTGGCGGTCTCGCTCTCGGGAGCGGAGCGCAGCATCTGGTCACCCTACTACCGCATCACCCTGCTGGAGGTGCAGAAGCCGCCGGGCTGGCCCACGGTACCGGCCTACTTCCTCACCGTCAACCACGACTATCACCAGAAGATGGTGGACCTGTCGCCCGAGTTCCTGAGCCGCTATCCGCGCTTCCAGCCCAACGCCTCGGCTTACGCCACCTACGAGTTGCCCTACTGGCTGGTGGACCAGCCCCAGGACGTGCTGGTGATCGGGGCAGGCACCGGCAACGACGTGGCCGCGGCCCTGCGCCACGGCGCCCAGCACGTGGACGCGGTCGAGATCGATCCCATGATCTACAACATCGGGAAGAAGGACCACCCCGAGCATCCCTACTCGTCGGATCGGGTCACGGTCCACATCAACGACGCGCGCGCCTACCTGAAGCAGGCGCGCGGCAAGTACGACCTGATCATTTACGCCTACCTGGACTCGCATACGCTGCTGACCAGCTACTCCTCGCTGCGGCTGGAGAACTACGTCTACACCCAGGAGAGCCTGGAAGAGGCGCGGCGGCTGCTGAAACCGGGAGGCACGCTGATCCTGGCCTTCGCCAGCGGCAACAGCTTCGTCACCAACCGGCTGTTCACGGTGATGGGGCGGGTGTTCGGGGCGCCGCCGCTGGCCTACTTCACCGCCTACGACACCGCGGGCGTGGTCTTCGTGGAAGGCGCCGCGCGCACCGCCGGCCGCAACATTCCCTTCCCCGAGATCAGCCACGACCTGCCCCCGCCTCCGCCGGCCTCGCTGCTGCCCACCGACAAGTGGCCCTTCCTCTTCCTGGCCAAGCGCGAGATCCCCGGGCCCATCCTGGCGGTGCTGCTGATCTTCATCGCGGCCTCGGCGCTGCTGGTGCGCTTCACGGTGGGGTTAGGCCGCATCGCCGAGCGCGAGAACCTGCACTTCTTCACCCTGGGCGCGGGCTTCCTGCTGCTCGAGACCAAGGGCATCACCGAACTCTCGCTGCTCTTCGGTTCCACCTGGGTGGTGAACGCGGTGGTGATCGGAGCATTCCTGGGGATGGCGCTGCTGGCCAACCTGGTGGTGCTGCGGCGGCCCATCTCGCGCGCGCCCGCGTACGTGGGGCTGTTCCTGTTCACTGCGGTGAGCGCCGTCTTTCCTTACTCCATCCTCAACGTGCTCTCATCGGGGCAGAAGGTGGGAGTAGCGGCGGTGCTGGTGGGCCTGCCGGTGTTCTTTTCGGGGCTGATCTTCTCGCGGTCGTTCCGCGATACGGCGCAGCCGGCGCAGGCGCTGGGGGTGAATCTGCTGGGCGCGGTGATCGGGGGCGCGGCCGAGAACCTGGTGATGATCGGGGGCACGCCCATCCTGGGATATCTGGCGCTGGCGCTGTACGTGGCCTCGGCGATCGCGATGCCCGCTCATCGGGTGATCGGGCGATCGGTGGATCGGGTGGCGGAGTCCTAA
- a CDS encoding HD domain-containing phosphohydrolase yields MAWKVDIAFLRSKVARRVFLLFVVCAMLPILALALISFRQVTEQLREQSRKQLQQESKTQGMNLFERLRNADAEMRLLAANPDSPRGETVGIPTEQLQEHFLSLARVDPKGAVEAVLGKPRMPEIPAGERERAAGRPLILTQPAATPGTSRVWIVRELAPGGSTAPVLVGEVNPDYLWGAENLGSNLQLCVLDQTGSVLYCPSGNPQTLREGVLRTPGSSISGAFGFEDDRQGYQAGYWTAFLRSGFASPSWVVVVFESEDAFLIPLQHFQSVFPLVMLLALWVVLLLSLIQIRRTLVPLERLQQGTQRIANQEFDARVSVTSGDEFQELAGSFNAMAGRLGQQFQALKTIDEIDRAILSSLNQEEILDTALFGMEGLLPYDGICLCLLDSEAALKGKIYLPRKQNSEAGARHEVRDVRLRSSDVQQLCASPQHLAGAIEQSPPPHLRPLAERGMRAFLALPILQDDRLFAILVLGYLGPPALSAADLHQARQIADQLGVAFSNARLVAALDQLHWGTLTALARAIDAKSPWTSGHSERVTHLAVDIGKFMGLPPKELAIMHRGGLLHDIGKIGTPPSILDKAGKLEGEELQVMRDHVRVGTRILEPIPGFAEILPIVQQHHEWWNGKGYPAGLAGEAISLHARIFAVADCYDALISDRPYRAGMPQERVLAILEEGSGTQFDPQVVEAFLQFVAERQRESAAPAASLATAPLAGWEDDRGG; encoded by the coding sequence ATGGCGTGGAAGGTGGACATCGCGTTTCTTCGCAGCAAGGTGGCGCGGCGGGTGTTCCTGCTGTTCGTGGTGTGCGCCATGCTGCCCATCCTGGCGCTGGCCCTGATCTCCTTCCGACAGGTCACCGAGCAACTGCGGGAGCAAAGCCGCAAGCAGCTCCAGCAGGAGAGCAAGACGCAGGGCATGAATCTGTTCGAGCGGCTGCGCAACGCAGACGCGGAGATGCGGCTGCTGGCAGCCAATCCCGACTCGCCCCGGGGAGAAACCGTGGGCATCCCCACGGAGCAACTGCAGGAGCACTTCCTGAGCCTGGCCCGCGTGGATCCCAAGGGCGCCGTGGAAGCCGTGCTGGGGAAACCCCGGATGCCGGAGATCCCGGCGGGGGAGCGGGAGCGAGCGGCGGGCCGACCGCTGATCCTGACGCAGCCGGCAGCGACGCCGGGTACCTCGCGCGTCTGGATCGTGCGCGAGCTGGCTCCTGGTGGTTCCACCGCCCCGGTGCTGGTGGGCGAAGTCAACCCCGACTACCTGTGGGGAGCGGAGAATCTGGGAAGCAACCTGCAACTGTGCGTGCTGGACCAGACCGGCAGCGTGCTCTACTGCCCGAGCGGCAATCCCCAGACTCTGCGGGAAGGAGTGCTGCGGACCCCCGGCTCCTCGATCTCGGGGGCGTTCGGGTTCGAGGACGACCGCCAGGGCTACCAGGCGGGGTACTGGACCGCCTTTTTGCGCTCCGGCTTCGCCAGTCCTTCTTGGGTGGTGGTGGTGTTCGAGTCGGAGGACGCCTTCCTGATCCCGCTGCAGCACTTCCAGAGCGTCTTCCCGCTGGTAATGCTGCTGGCACTGTGGGTGGTGTTGCTACTCAGCCTGATCCAGATCCGGCGCACGCTAGTGCCGCTGGAGCGACTGCAGCAGGGGACGCAACGCATCGCCAACCAGGAGTTCGACGCTCGCGTGAGCGTCACCAGCGGCGACGAGTTCCAGGAGCTGGCGGGGTCATTCAACGCCATGGCGGGGCGGCTGGGCCAGCAGTTCCAGGCCCTGAAGACCATCGACGAGATCGACCGCGCCATCCTGTCGTCGCTCAACCAGGAAGAGATCCTGGACACGGCCCTGTTCGGCATGGAGGGTCTGCTGCCTTACGACGGGATCTGCCTCTGCCTGTTGGATAGCGAGGCGGCGCTCAAGGGGAAGATCTACCTGCCCCGCAAGCAGAACAGCGAGGCCGGCGCTCGCCACGAAGTGCGGGACGTGCGGCTGCGGTCCAGCGACGTGCAGCAGCTCTGCGCCAGCCCGCAGCACCTGGCCGGAGCGATCGAGCAGAGTCCCCCGCCTCATCTGCGTCCGCTGGCGGAGCGGGGCATGCGCGCCTTCCTGGCGCTGCCCATCCTGCAGGACGACCGGTTGTTCGCCATTCTGGTGCTGGGCTACCTGGGGCCGCCCGCACTGAGCGCCGCGGACCTGCATCAGGCGCGGCAGATCGCGGACCAGTTGGGGGTAGCCTTCTCCAATGCCCGGCTGGTGGCGGCGCTGGACCAGCTGCACTGGGGCACGCTCACCGCCCTGGCGCGGGCCATCGACGCCAAGTCTCCCTGGACCAGCGGGCACTCGGAGCGGGTGACGCACCTGGCGGTGGACATCGGCAAGTTCATGGGGCTGCCGCCCAAGGAGCTGGCCATCATGCACCGCGGCGGCCTGCTGCACGATATCGGCAAGATCGGAACCCCGCCCAGCATCCTGGACAAGGCCGGCAAGCTGGAGGGGGAGGAGTTGCAGGTCATGCGCGACCACGTGCGCGTGGGCACGCGCATCCTGGAGCCGATTCCGGGCTTTGCGGAGATCCTGCCCATCGTCCAGCAGCACCACGAATGGTGGAACGGGAAGGGCTATCCCGCGGGCCTGGCGGGGGAGGCCATCAGCCTGCACGCCCGCATCTTCGCGGTGGCCGACTGCTACGACGCCCTGATCTCCGACCGGCCCTATCGCGCGGGGATGCCGCAGGAGCGGGTGCTGGCGATCCTGGAGGAGGGGTCGGGGACACAGTTCGACCCGCAGGTGGTCGAGGCCTTCCTGCAGTTCGTCGCGGAGCGCCAGCGCGAGAGCGCGGCGCCGGCCGCGAGCCTGGCCACCGCCCCGCTGGCCGGCTGGGAAGACGATCGAGGAGGCTGA